The stretch of DNA GAAAGGGTGAGGTTCCTGCTATACCTGCTTTAGGAAAACCATGTATTTGCTTTTGCTCGGATTTCTCCCCCAGAGCACAGACTAGCATGGCTTTTAGTGcagacataaatatttatgtaattcCCTGCTCTGGCAATGGGAAATCCCAGAGGTTGTAAGGGAGAAGCATGGCTGACCAGAGGCCTATAAAGTGTGTTAGTGCATGAAATGTTTGGAGCTTCTCTCGAAGTCACgcaaaaattattatttaggTCATGAAATtctagaaggaaaagaagcccaAGGGCCTCGCCCTCTGCAGATGTGAACAGCTGTTCAGTAGGTCTCTACATGAACACATCCAGCGATTTCCACGCATGTTTGAGCAGAGTTCCCAGCTGGGGTAACTCCTGGTGGCTGCCCTGTGGGGAGGAGGTGCTGTGAACTTCTAGAAAGCTGAGCCCAGCTGTGCTGCTCcaagctttcatttttaattcattcattcattcattgtgtatatgtgaataCCTGTTCACAGTGCAAAAGTGGAAGTCgggggacaacttttgggagtcaggtctctctatgtgggctctggggatcaaacccagatggtgaggcttggtggtaagcacccttacctgctgagccacctggaCAGCCCTGTTTTGTGTTATTGAGACAACCTACCTTCACCTCCTCCTgctggtgctggaattacagcatATGCCACCGCACTCAGCTTTACACATCCTAAAACAGGCTGAGCATGCAGAGACAGGGAACTAGCCTAGCAGCTGAGTACCCTAAAAACAGAAGGAGGAAAATTCCTACAGGTATCTGGGGGTAACTCAGCCAGTGGGgaacttgccttgcaagcatgagaacctgagttcagttcccctgAACCatatggtgaaaggaaagaaatgaccacggaaagttgtcctctgacctcaacatgtaTACCATGGTATACGtccatgaacaaacacacacacacacacacacacacacacacacgcacgcacaagaaaggataaaaagggaagtcattttaaaaattatctgtgaGGTAGTGAGGAACCAGGCTTATAATCCTGGGGTTGGGATTGTAGAGCAATGAGAGCTTGTCTCAATAGACAGACAAACCGCTAACCTTGGCCTTtctactcacacaaacacacagtctgCCAATGCACAGGACAGCCCCTGCCAGTCTGAATAGAATCTCTGCAGAGTGGGCACACTCACCCCAGCAGACACAGACTGCCACAGGACAGCCAGGTGAGGGCTCCGGCATTGTAGGACAGCTGGGTCACGATCATCTTGCTGCAGGATGGACAGCACATCTGGACAGGGCGGTCGAAAAAGGAGACGGGCTGCTGCACATACACTGTCTGCACGgcaactgatggaggaagataACGCTATTCAGTGAACAAGCAGAAGAACACTTGCTTACGTCTGCACATGAGAACTGGGGTTGCAGCGAGCACCCCAGAACCTAAGCTCATAAAGGTGGTTCCCAAGGACGAAAGGAAAAATGCACTGTAGTTGCCTGGTCATCCACAGCTCAGCCTACAAGGGAAGCAGATTCTGACAGACACTGTGCTGAGTGAAATAAGCCAATCACAAAACGACAAACACTGGGAGACTCCAGATGGATACAGAAACCCACTTCAGTCATTGTCTGGGGTTCAGACACTAACAGTGGACAACATGTCTGCCTAACACTACTGAGCCATGCTTTCAAATGTTTAAAGAGGTAggaagaacttaaagttgggaaCGGGACAGctagcagagggcagagggatgTGAAAGGGAAATGGATATGGGTGTGATCAAgactacaaataaatatatatgtatgtatatatatgtatatgtgtgcatgaacatatatacatatgtatgcatgaaatgttctaaaaataaatacaactattttttaaatggaacAATTAAAATGGTCGATTTTTTAAAACCTAACTATCTTTTGTGGTCATaagatctcaccatgtagcccacaCTGCCTTTAaaactgtgatcctcctgcctcagcagcctCCTCAGTTCTGGACGTTCAAGAATATACCACTATACCATGCAGCCAGATGATAGATTTTATGCTGTGCTGTATCTGTGTGGACACACTGTTTAGGAAGGGATGGGATGAAATAATCTCTCGatgtagtcctggaacttactacatagaccaggctgaacctgaatttgtggcaatcctcctgcctgtgcctcctaagTATCGTGcatgttttaaaacacacatatgtaggaaagaaagagaaggaaaagtgatAAAGCGGACGTAGAAACGGTGACAGATGTCCAGAGTTTCCTGAGGGGTTTTAAAAGTCTACAGAAAAGAGATGAAGACTTTGTGTCCTGCTGGCATGTCCTCGCTCTCCTAGGCCACCTGTCCTGTGGGGTCCTTATTGAAGACACAGTTCCCAGGCTCTGGGCCTAGAGCTTGGACCAAGCATGAGCAGTAAGGTCCCCAAACTGCTTCTTCAGCTCTGCAGACGGCTCTACTGAGGTGGTTTGCAGAAGGTATTAGAGAAGCAGGGCATGCTGGGGTTTAGGCCTGATTCTCTACAGCCAAGAGTGGCTGCTGGAAGGTAAGAGGAGAAAGAGTGAGGTGGGGATGTTCTGAAGGTGGTGACTGCCTTCAGTACAGTACAGGGTAAACTTGAGGGCTCGTGAATTCCTTCTCTGCATAGCTGGAGAAAATTAAGTATTCTCTGCATATTTAAGTGGAAGGAAAAATTGCTATTAGGATTCTGGGAGGCAGGCATTGTCTATAGTCTCTGGTAGCACCTAATGTAAGATCACTGccaacatgtctgtctgtctgtctgtctgtctgtctctctctctctctctcacacacacacacacacacacacacacacacacacacacacacacacacacacgccacgaCTCCTGGTTAGACTCTGACACCTGAGGATAATGTATGTTTACCAATTGGGAAGCACAAACCCACAGCCAGGAAATTGAGCTGACACACAGCTCAAACACTGCTATGAGAGCCATAAGCCAGGAAACAAGACATTCATGGAGGTCAGGTGtacacagaagtttctgtcctgcttggtcccATAGtcactcagtcccaaagaaacacaaagaggcttatattaattataaactggctgccctattgctcaggtttattactaactagctcttacaacttaaattaacccataattcttatctatgtttagtcatgtggcttagtaccttttctcaataaggcattcttatctcttcctgtgtctggctggtaactgactctctgcctttcctcttcctagaattctcctagtctggttggtctgtctatacttcctgcctggctactggccaatcagcatttaattaaaccaatatgagCAACAAATTTTTGCAGTGTggaagagcattatcccatagcagtCAGGACACGATCACTAGTGACAGAGGTCCTGAAGCTGCTTCAGCTGTGTGCCTGTCAGTGACCCCCTCCATTGCTAGGTCCTTGGAGGGCCATTTATACAACCTGGAATTGGGGGACTAGGGACTACTGAGAATTAACTTGCTattaccaagaccctgcttccaGAAAGCAAGAAGTATACCTTACTTAGCTATACAGAAATTCGGattaagttatttttgttttggttcaaGAATAAGTTATTtcgccgggcggtgatggcgcacgcctttaatcccagcactcgggaggcagaggcaggcggatctctgtgagttcgagNNNNNNNNNNNNNNNNNNNNNNNNNNNNNNNNNNNNNNNNNNNNNNNNNNNNNNNNNNNNNNNNNNNNNNNNNNNNNNNNNNNNNNNNNNNNNNNNNNNNNNNNNNNNNNNNNNNNNNNNNNNNNNNNNNNNNNNNNNNNNNNNNNNNNNNNNNNNNNNNNNNNNNNNNNNNNNNNNNNNNNNNNNNNNNNNNNNNNNNNNNNNNNNNNNNNNNNNNNNNNNNNNNNNNNNNNNNNNNNNNNNNNNNNNNNNNNNNNNNNNNNNNtagttccaggacaggaaccaaaatctacggagaaaccctgtctcaaaaaaaaaaaaaaagttatttcttgATCACTTGGTCTAAGAGAGACTAAAATAGAGGGCTGTTGACACGGGCAACTGGCTGAGTGTCTAGTATGTGCAACCCCAAGGATTTCATAGACTGGGCATGGTGACGCAGGGTtgcaatcctggcactcaggaattAGAGGTAATAAAACCAGGAGTCCAAGACTAGCCTGgtttagtgagttccagaccaaccagggctacatagtaataACCTGTGAGCTCCCTCTTCAACCCAAGAATTCAGAACTGGACACAATGACCAGTTTCTTTATCAGGTTATGGCTCTGGCTTGACCCAGGAAGTTAATTTTAACAGAATGACTCAAACTCAGGGACATgctgatgaggaaactgagccaTTAGAAAGGGGAGTGAGGGAACTGGGGATGTTTTCTTCACTCAGCCATTAAAAGCATTAGTTGCTCTTCCAAAGCTCAGGTTCTattcccacacccacatggtggctcacaaccacctgcaaatTCATTCCCAGGTGACCCAAAGACTCCTTCTGGTCCCCTTGTGTGTCAGTCATGCAACATGGTacacatccacccatccatccatgctaacacttgcatacacacacacacacttacttttaCAGAATAGAATAAGGTGGCTAgctcctgaggctgacctctgacctccacaggtaacacacacaaacaaaactaaagcagAAGGGCAGGAGACGAGCTTTGCCGGCCTGAGTCACAGGCTTGCTCTCTCAGATGGTTCTCATCAGCTTACAATGCTGAgtaggtgcacacatgcacacacttggcCATCAAGGACTCTGCAGAAGCCACCCAAGGGTCCAGGCGAGACCCTGCCCCCACAGAGGGGCAGCAGCTTGGCCTCCCTTTGCTCACTCAGCACTGTGCCCACACCAGCTGGCCTCAGGACAGGAGTTCTCTAGTCACCCCTGGTTCTAAACTCAAACACTCCCACTCCCAAGTTCTCTCGGGCAAGGGGCAGTGGCAAATGCTATGAGCCCAGCAGGCATGTGGAGGCTCCTatgtattttgttggttttggttgttgtttatttgttttgattacatttattattaatgtctgtgcatgtgtatgtacacatatgtgcatgcatgtagagaTTAAAGAATAACTTGGGGGAGCTGGTTCTTTCATTTGGGGAGAAAACTCAGGCatagcagcaagcatctttacccactgagttaaTTTGCTAGCCACTAAATAGGGAAATCACAGGTCTCAATAATGGGATGTCTGAAATATCCTATGAGAAACCCAGGGTGGGGTGGATGTCACAGTGCTTGTCACTTGGCTTTGATACTTTGGCACCTTGCTGTTGTCCTCTACCTCAGGGTCCACAGGTTTGGTGACTAAGGACTTGGGTGACATACATACTTGCATTGGCATTGGGAACAGGCAAAGGCTGGGTGTAGTACGAAGGTGGATTCATGCCCTTCCCGTCTGGGCCTGTAATGAGTCCTGTGGCTGGCCCCGGCATAGGTGCTGGGGGTGTTGGGTAGTAACTGTTGACACCCACTGTCTCTTCATAGGATGGGGGTGCGGTGGGCATTGCAGAAGGGCCTGCGGTCGCCTGGTAAGGTCCTGGAGCCGACATTTTACCTAAAGCAAAAACAGAAGACACCATAAGAAATTCAGCTGACCTGGGGGTGGGCACATGCCTGAGAACCcggtactagggaggtggaagcagacCTTGAAGATCATCCTTCGCTATCTAACAAGtgctggagaccagcctgggtcacTTAAGACTCTATCTCAGAAACAACACCAAAGggggcaaggagaaagaagatgctCACATGCCCACTGCCCATCCCATCCCCCAAGGAAACTATCACCTTCACAAGGAACTTCCAAGTACAGACAGAAAGTAAGTTATTACCCATAAAGACCAAACCCTTAACAAGCTGCCTCTGATCCAAGGAGCCTCCCCTTCAGCCCACACGCTCCAAAACAGCATTTCTTCTATTTAACAATGTGGGTTTTCACTAATTGACTTGAGTCTTAGAAATGATGGCAGCTTTTAAATGCCAACCATGAGAAGGTGCAAGTAAAACCTGGTGCCCCAAGACACATGACAACAGATACCAGGGGAGAGAAATCAAGAAGGGTACAGGAGGGGCGCTTTGAGAGGCTGGCCATGCTCTCTTTTGTtacgtgggtttttttttttttcactttaaaaaaatctcaatcgAGACTGGACTATTTatgttcttctgttctgtttgttttccaggtGAATGTGTGCAGGGTACGGTGGCCCacgctgtaatctcagcactggggaagaagagggaagtcCAGGGACAGCCTGAGCTAGGTAACAAGGTGAATCTGcctcctttttatttactttaaaaatatttttaattgtgtttctgtgtagGCATGAATACagtgccagaagaggccatcagaggctctggggctggagtgacagacagttttgagccacTTGCCATGGATGCAGGGACCTtaactcagatcctctgagatAGCAATGTGTGCTCTTCAAGCCACTAAGCCATGGGTTGAGTCCTAGCGCCTCCGTGTAAAGGAGAAACTAACTGCTCTTTCGAGAACCCAGGCCACACGAGGCTCACAgctacctggaactccagctccggAGGATCCAGTGTCtttccctggcttctgcaggtaccgCACATACGTGAAGCATAAACATATGcgcaggaaaacacacaaacacatcactgctTTATCTTAAAACGAAGCATATTAGTTGGAGGCGTGGCTCTGTTGGGAAagggcttgcctggcatgcatgaggccttgggctcacttgtaatctcagtacttgagagtTAGAGAgacaagcaggaggatcagagtttaAGGTCATCATTGGCTATAAATCAATtttgaggccaaactgggctacatagcaagatcctgtctcagaacaggCCAAAAGTGAACCTCCATCACATTACTTCCCACTTAGAAAGTGGAGCCCCAGGGTAGCTAGGGACATGGTGACTTCAGTGAGGGAGAGGGTTTTCTGCCCTTGGCAGAACTGGTGCCTGCCTGGACTGCTACCCTCCCGGAATTATACTCCAGAATCCAGGCTGTGCCCTGGCCTGCTGATGCTCGGCAGTCACGGGGCAGCTGCGGGGGGGGACACAGGGCCCCGCTTTGTGTGGTTGTTTCCCAGAGAGGACACACAGGCAGCCAGGACTGAGGACGGTGTACCACGGCATCGGGGCTGGCCAGCCCTGCCACCTCCATCCACGGAAACCAGCTCCTGTTCCAAAACGCGTGGGAAGCAAAGAGATGCAGGAAGAAGGCCAGAGTCCATCTTTAAACAAGCTCTACTGGCCCAAGGAGAGGAGTCTCCGGAAGTTTAGGAGGGCATTTCAAAGTGCGGAAAGAAGCAAGCGGTTGGAGGTGGGGGTGTAACACCGAGAAATGTCATGGCGATCGGTCAGTAAGGTGGTTCAGGGGGTAAGGTGGTCAGACAGTCAGGTGGCTCAGGGGTAACGGTGCTTCATGCTGAGCGTGATTATCCGAGTTTGGTCCCCAAGATCCACATGGTGAAGAGAGGGACCCTGCTCCTGCAAACTGGGCTCTCTGGCTCCCTCCACAGATGTGTCACAGTGTGTGCGTCCACCACCGATGATAGATAGTGTCCACCctaattaattaaccaatgtaCACCCatcccaataaataaatacataggtatttaaaaattaacatccGCCAGgaagtggtgtcacacacctttaaccctgtcacccaggaggcaaaggcaggcagatctgagttccagaaggacccagggctatacagtgaaaccctgtcttgaaaaacaaaacaaacaatatcaAGCCAGATGTCGATGTGAAGTACAGTCtagattttaaaaacttactaCACAAAACTAATGTGAGACAGCCCATCGGTAACTTAACCACTGGTTATATGCTTCGGTGGTACTAGTTATATGTGGAATTAGATTAATTCCAGTTCCAtcggtgtctgtctgtctgtctatctttctttttcttttgtttgatttttcgagacacggtttctctgtagctttggagcctgtcctgaaaac from Microtus ochrogaster isolate Prairie Vole_2 chromosome 7, MicOch1.0, whole genome shotgun sequence encodes:
- the Litaf gene encoding lipopolysaccharide-induced tumor necrosis factor-alpha factor; translation: MSAPGPYQATAGPSAMPTAPPSYEETVGVNSYYPTPPAPMPGPATGLITGPDGKGMNPPSYYTQPLPVPNANAIAVQTVYVQQPVSFFDRPVQMCCPSCSKMIVTQLSYNAGALTWLSCGSLCLLGCVAGCCFIPFCVDALQDVDHYCPNCKVLLGTYKRL